The following proteins are co-located in the Acidobacteriota bacterium genome:
- a CDS encoding DNA mismatch repair protein MutS, translating into MAIEQQPAPSEYARRLERWRIQRQTLEQTELGWSLTRVALFVGAIALSWQAFSVRSVHGGWLLVPLVLFLLAMTAHDRVIRRRRQAQRAETYYRKGIARLEGHWAEQGDDGARFRDDSHPYASDLDLFGGGSLFQRLNQARSEIGKRRLVDWLRDSETVATIQRRQEAVRELAAAHDIRESLAIVGEDVEGPVDLVGLERWLADRSPPRRGLAWAAAILALSNVLTLAYWWSPLIDGVQPLEKFWEMSPAFLLSAFASLLVAVVHLRRTRQILGGVGQPAMLLELFTALLTRIEEQTFTAPRLRELQSRLAVAKGTGSASRAIRHLRLLVEVEESRSNMILSGLGGLTLLGTQLALGMERWRCRHGGDVLGWLDTLAEFEATASLATYRFERPDDTFPELREDGPHYEAQELGHPLIDPSVCVRNDLMLGSEHRLYLVSGSNMSGKSTWLRSAGINAVLALCGAPVCARRMTISPLRVGASMRTIDSLQAGLSHFYAEIKRLRFLVDLTAGDQPVLFLLDEILHGTNSHDRRIGADALVRGLVEKGAIGLVTTHDLALAQIATALAPRARNVHFADRLEDDRVVFDYRLRDGVVDHSNALALMRAIGLEV; encoded by the coding sequence GTGGCTATCGAACAACAACCCGCGCCATCCGAATACGCTCGGCGTCTCGAGCGCTGGCGGATCCAGCGACAGACCCTCGAGCAGACCGAACTTGGTTGGTCCCTGACCCGCGTCGCCCTGTTTGTCGGCGCCATCGCGCTGTCGTGGCAAGCGTTTTCGGTTCGAAGCGTCCACGGTGGGTGGCTCCTGGTTCCGTTGGTGTTGTTTCTGCTGGCCATGACCGCTCACGATCGGGTCATCCGCCGTCGTCGCCAGGCACAGCGCGCCGAGACGTACTACCGGAAAGGCATCGCGCGGTTGGAAGGACACTGGGCGGAGCAAGGGGACGACGGCGCACGCTTCCGTGACGACAGCCACCCATATGCCTCCGACCTGGATCTGTTCGGCGGCGGGTCATTATTCCAACGTCTGAATCAGGCTCGCAGCGAAATCGGCAAGCGTCGCCTGGTCGATTGGCTTCGCGATTCCGAGACGGTCGCGACAATCCAGAGACGACAGGAGGCCGTCCGCGAGTTGGCCGCGGCGCATGATATTCGCGAGTCTCTCGCGATCGTCGGGGAGGACGTCGAGGGTCCCGTCGATCTCGTCGGGTTGGAACGATGGCTGGCCGATCGATCCCCGCCCCGTCGTGGTCTCGCGTGGGCCGCCGCAATCCTGGCGCTCAGCAACGTTCTAACCTTGGCGTACTGGTGGTCTCCGCTGATCGATGGCGTGCAGCCGCTCGAGAAGTTCTGGGAGATGTCGCCGGCGTTTCTGCTGTCGGCGTTCGCCTCGCTGCTGGTCGCGGTGGTCCACCTTCGTCGAACACGGCAGATCCTCGGCGGCGTGGGGCAGCCCGCGATGCTCCTTGAACTGTTTACGGCGCTTTTGACCAGAATCGAAGAACAGACGTTCACGGCGCCCCGGCTGCGCGAGCTCCAGTCGCGGCTGGCGGTAGCAAAGGGCACGGGCTCCGCGTCGCGGGCGATCCGTCATCTGCGTCTTCTGGTCGAGGTTGAGGAATCTCGATCCAACATGATCCTCTCGGGATTGGGTGGCTTGACCCTACTCGGCACCCAGCTGGCCCTCGGCATGGAGCGATGGCGCTGTCGTCATGGTGGAGACGTGCTCGGCTGGCTCGACACACTCGCCGAGTTCGAGGCCACGGCATCGCTTGCGACTTATCGTTTCGAACGGCCCGACGATACGTTTCCAGAGCTACGCGAAGACGGCCCGCACTACGAAGCCCAGGAATTGGGGCATCCGTTGATCGATCCCTCTGTCTGCGTACGAAACGACCTCATGCTGGGTTCCGAGCATCGCCTGTATCTTGTGAGCGGGTCGAACATGTCGGGCAAGAGTACGTGGTTGCGGAGCGCGGGCATCAACGCGGTCCTGGCTCTCTGTGGGGCGCCCGTCTGCGCCCGGCGGATGACGATTTCGCCGCTCAGGGTGGGGGCGTCGATGCGCACGATCGATTCGCTGCAGGCTGGCCTCTCCCATTTCTACGCAGAGATCAAACGACTACGCTTCCTCGTTGATCTGACAGCGGGCGATCAACCCGTCCTGTTTCTACTCGACGAGATCCTCCACGGGACCAACTCCCACGATCGACGGATCGGCGCCGATGCGCTTGTGCGCGGGCTCGTCGAGAAGGGGGCGATCGGGCTGGTGACGACTCACGATTTGGCCCTCGCACAGATCGCGACCGCCCTGGCGCCCAGGGCACGCAACGTTCATTTTGCCGACCGACTCGAGGACGATCGCGTCGTATTCGACTATCGACTTCGGGACGGCGTCGTCGATCACAGCAATGCGCTGGCTCTCATGCGCGCGATCGGCCTCGAGGTCTAG
- the ccmA gene encoding heme ABC exporter ATP-binding protein CcmA — protein MIEVRSLQKSFGSIHAVQDLSFTVNAGEIYGLLGPNGAGKTTTLSMLAGLLEPDDGTVRFADLDLTRDRDAVQRQLGVVPQEVALYEEFSARENLRFWGGLYGLAGNTLQESVERVLRQVGLSDNADRPVRGFSGGMKRRLNLSLGLVHEPKIVMLDEPTVGIDPQARHNILEVVRQIAEQGTTILYTTHYLEEAETLCDRIGILDEGRLLADGTLEELKREAGEGEWITVSGDDVETRLRNLVGEDRSVRWVSGERNRVVLTAIGEGQAIPLLQRLLRETEGIDGVTIQPPSLNGLFLKLTGRELRD, from the coding sequence ATGATCGAAGTCCGGAGCCTGCAAAAAAGTTTCGGATCGATCCACGCGGTCCAAGACCTATCGTTCACGGTCAACGCCGGAGAGATCTACGGGTTGCTCGGGCCGAATGGTGCGGGGAAGACGACCACACTATCGATGCTTGCGGGGTTGCTCGAGCCCGACGACGGGACGGTTCGATTTGCGGACCTCGACCTGACGCGGGATCGCGACGCAGTTCAACGTCAGTTGGGGGTCGTCCCCCAGGAAGTCGCACTCTACGAGGAGTTCAGCGCCCGGGAGAATCTCCGCTTCTGGGGCGGACTCTATGGGTTGGCGGGAAACACGCTACAGGAGTCCGTCGAACGAGTCTTGCGGCAGGTCGGCCTGTCGGACAACGCAGACCGGCCGGTCCGTGGTTTCTCCGGTGGGATGAAACGGAGACTCAATCTCAGCCTGGGTCTGGTCCACGAACCGAAGATTGTGATGCTGGACGAGCCCACCGTGGGTATCGATCCGCAGGCCCGACACAACATCCTCGAGGTTGTTCGTCAAATCGCGGAGCAGGGAACGACCATTCTGTACACGACTCACTACCTGGAAGAGGCCGAGACACTCTGTGATCGGATCGGGATTCTTGACGAGGGTCGCCTTCTGGCCGACGGCACGCTCGAGGAACTCAAGCGGGAGGCCGGGGAGGGCGAGTGGATCACGGTTAGCGGGGACGATGTGGAGACGCGTCTTCGCAACCTCGTCGGCGAGGACCGCTCCGTTCGCTGGGTGAGCGGCGAACGGAATCGTGTAGTGCTGACGGCCATCGGCGAGGGACAGGCGATCCCGCTCCTGCAGAGGTTGCTGCGCGAGACCGAGGGCATCGACGGCGTGACCATCCAGCCGCCGAGTCTGAACGGGCTCTTCCTCAAGCTGACGGGGCGGGAGCTACGAGACTGA
- a CDS encoding ABC transporter permease, whose protein sequence is MRVVWHLVRKDLRRRMRSPLAPLLVLAFPLVFAGLLAATFGSDNEPRQPRIDLYVEDLDDSVVSRALLSVLQSEQASANLSVSRIAAGADNPIEDGRGTALLRIPEAFGQDLLAGRPVRLELIKNPAQGILSAAAEQGSHVLAELLSAASFALREPLDQLGEWTTKDDAEPSEAQVLGLTASIYAAVESAEVFVLPPALTLETGTNSADDDEDSVSGFGSVFLFILPGISVWALFLVGDIGMRELMTEGNTGTLRRQLSSPLSPHRLLVAKAVYTGVLALGSLVLLSVIGAVFVSAPIDLLGYGVLSAALVLAIVGFAAAIYSISATERQGATLSSILMLASAFIGGSFIPVSSMPEAVQRFAPLSPFYWGADGFGQLLRDGAQLGDIATNVVVLSLIGVVLLTVGGRLLQRKLLRGRLA, encoded by the coding sequence ATGCGCGTCGTGTGGCACCTCGTGCGCAAGGATCTCCGGAGACGGATGCGGTCGCCGTTGGCACCACTCCTGGTTCTGGCGTTCCCGCTGGTCTTCGCCGGGCTACTGGCGGCGACGTTCGGCAGTGACAACGAGCCGCGGCAGCCGCGAATCGACCTCTACGTCGAGGATCTGGATGACAGCGTGGTTTCCCGCGCCCTCCTGTCGGTATTGCAGTCGGAGCAAGCATCGGCGAACCTCTCCGTCAGCCGAATTGCGGCCGGCGCCGACAACCCGATCGAGGACGGCCGCGGAACGGCGTTACTTCGAATTCCAGAGGCGTTCGGTCAGGACCTGCTGGCGGGACGCCCCGTCCGTCTCGAACTGATCAAGAACCCGGCGCAGGGCATCCTCTCCGCTGCGGCAGAGCAGGGCAGTCATGTCCTCGCAGAGCTTCTCTCGGCAGCCTCCTTCGCTCTCCGAGAACCGTTGGATCAGCTTGGCGAATGGACGACGAAGGACGACGCGGAGCCGAGCGAGGCGCAGGTGCTCGGCCTGACGGCGTCGATCTATGCGGCGGTCGAATCCGCCGAGGTGTTCGTGCTTCCACCGGCGCTGACGCTGGAAACCGGGACGAATTCCGCGGACGACGACGAGGACTCCGTCAGCGGGTTCGGTTCGGTGTTCCTCTTCATCCTGCCGGGAATCTCCGTCTGGGCACTCTTCCTGGTGGGGGACATCGGCATGCGGGAGCTGATGACAGAGGGCAACACAGGTACGTTGCGACGACAGCTTTCTTCGCCGCTGTCTCCTCATCGATTGCTGGTGGCCAAGGCCGTCTATACCGGAGTGCTTGCGCTGGGGAGCCTGGTGCTGCTCTCCGTCATCGGCGCCGTGTTTGTGTCAGCGCCCATCGACCTGCTCGGCTATGGCGTCCTCTCGGCAGCGTTGGTACTGGCGATCGTCGGTTTCGCCGCAGCGATCTACTCCATCAGCGCGACGGAGCGGCAAGGAGCGACTCTGTCGTCGATCCTGATGTTGGCCTCTGCGTTCATCGGTGGCTCCTTCATCCCGGTCTCATCGATGCCGGAAGCCGTCCAACGGTTCGCACCCCTATCTCCGTTTTATTGGGGCGCGGATGGGTTCGGCCAACTGCTACGGGATGGTGCGCAACTTGGCGATATCGCCACGAATGTCGTCGTGCTGTCGTTGATCGGAGTCGTGTTACTTACCGTGGGTGGCCGCTTGTTACAACGTAAGCTCCTCAGAGGGCGGCTGGCATGA
- a CDS encoding ABC transporter permease → MRVIWLLALNDLRLTAKDRPALIWMIIMPIAMMAFFGMMGGGGSNTTPLIALTIDNQDSGWLGDAFVAELEARQLEITSLADVDVNADANAAESPVRVLHLPAGLTDGVLGGDPQTLRLETREDASMDFTFAAQVNVFRAIVTTLGRLVELGQGGGVPDADGFARLASREPLVAADVSMAGRGTPVPSGTAQSVPGMLTMMVMMMTLIYGAVFLTQEKQQGMLRRQTVMPFGRGTLIAGKLFGRVLIGGVQTAILLLAGRFLFGVHYGSSGGALLLLLVSYVAAVAGLSTWLGAVARDAGQASAIGWIGSLVMAAVGGCWWPAEVMPEWMRAASRIFPTSWAMDGFHQLISFGHGFDGVWLPSLALFGFAAVSGIAGARHLRVD, encoded by the coding sequence ATGAGAGTTATCTGGCTGCTGGCGCTCAACGATCTCCGGCTGACGGCGAAGGACCGTCCCGCGCTGATCTGGATGATCATCATGCCCATCGCCATGATGGCGTTCTTCGGCATGATGGGCGGTGGTGGATCCAACACGACGCCCTTGATCGCACTGACCATCGACAACCAGGATTCCGGTTGGCTCGGGGACGCGTTCGTTGCCGAGTTGGAGGCGCGTCAGCTCGAGATCACGTCGCTCGCCGACGTCGACGTCAACGCTGACGCGAACGCTGCGGAATCACCGGTGCGAGTCCTGCATCTGCCGGCGGGTCTCACCGACGGCGTGTTGGGTGGCGATCCGCAGACGCTGCGGCTGGAGACACGAGAAGACGCGTCCATGGACTTCACCTTTGCGGCGCAGGTCAACGTCTTTCGCGCGATTGTCACCACGCTGGGAAGGCTGGTGGAACTCGGACAGGGGGGTGGAGTTCCCGACGCGGACGGTTTTGCCCGGCTGGCCTCGCGAGAGCCGCTGGTCGCCGCCGATGTCTCCATGGCCGGGCGTGGGACGCCGGTGCCGTCGGGAACGGCGCAGAGCGTTCCGGGAATGCTGACGATGATGGTTATGATGATGACGCTGATCTATGGCGCGGTCTTTCTGACGCAGGAGAAACAGCAGGGCATGCTTCGTCGACAGACGGTGATGCCCTTCGGTCGTGGAACGCTTATCGCGGGCAAACTGTTCGGGCGTGTGCTGATCGGTGGTGTCCAGACGGCCATCCTGTTGCTCGCAGGTCGATTCCTCTTCGGTGTTCACTACGGCTCGTCGGGCGGTGCCCTGCTTCTGTTGCTGGTTTCCTACGTCGCTGCGGTTGCCGGGCTATCGACCTGGTTGGGGGCGGTGGCCCGTGACGCCGGGCAGGCGTCGGCCATCGGTTGGATCGGGTCCCTGGTGATGGCGGCCGTCGGTGGGTGTTGGTGGCCGGCGGAGGTGATGCCGGAGTGGATGCGTGCTGCGTCCCGCATCTTCCCCACCTCGTGGGCGATGGACGGCTTCCATCAGTTGATCTCGTTCGGGCACGGATTTGACGGGGTGTGGCTGCCGTCGTTGGCACTCTTCGGATTTGCGGCGGTCTCCGGGATTGCCGGAGCCCGCCACCTTCGCGTCGATTGA